From the Leucobacter denitrificans genome, one window contains:
- a CDS encoding AbrB/MazE/SpoVT family DNA-binding domain-containing protein, protein MFTVTMTSRGRLTVPNEMRADLGLAAGSKVTFVRLVNGEYRVLPRTHNVMDLAGLLYDPNRRAKTLDDEHSSQTS, encoded by the coding sequence ATGTTCACGGTAACTATGACGAGCAGAGGTCGGCTCACGGTCCCGAACGAGATGCGGGCTGACCTCGGTCTCGCGGCAGGTTCCAAGGTAACGTTTGTCCGGCTTGTGAACGGTGAGTACCGAGTTTTGCCACGAACACACAATGTGATGGACCTGGCCGGACTTTTGTATGACCCAAACCGGCGAGCGAAAACGCTCGATGACGAACATTCCTCGCAAACAAGCTGA
- a CDS encoding O-antigen ligase family protein: protein MANSKTRLGVGAYAIIAFVFMISTNAVRNLLDWTGFLICAVALVATGVVMFLKLKPERFRWYRLPSPIYWFLILALLSTFWSQYRFESVLGNLAQIATTVLAVVLAFILTWHEMLRTLSSALRYVIGLSFAFELWVSLFIREPLLPWWQEVPEGKTPKLLYWSRDLLFEGGPIQGLLGSSTLFGFVGLIALIVFVVQLRAGLVSRLTGWFWVAMAVLTLALTRSATVTVALAAVTVALAFVIWARRIGPERRLPVYITGAALIAAITATVLFARGFVFGLLGKSSDMTGRLETWEKVIELAQQRPWFGWGWVSYWAPWVEPFESLDQQGGIQVMSAHNAWLDVWLQLGIVGVLVFAPLVVLTLLRVWFRAVDQPRRGFGPALPYATSAIWPFLLMVALVIQSLAESRILIESGWLLLIILAVKSRFDFQLPSHDAEPRKVPWRKVPIVRETDSSHV from the coding sequence ATGGCGAATAGCAAGACCAGGCTTGGCGTTGGCGCGTACGCGATCATTGCTTTCGTCTTTATGATCTCGACGAACGCTGTACGCAACCTGCTCGACTGGACTGGGTTCCTTATTTGCGCAGTAGCTCTCGTCGCTACGGGCGTCGTGATGTTCCTCAAGCTCAAGCCAGAGCGCTTCCGCTGGTACCGACTTCCTTCGCCGATCTACTGGTTTTTAATCCTCGCGCTCCTGTCGACCTTCTGGTCGCAGTACCGCTTCGAAAGTGTGCTTGGCAACCTCGCCCAGATCGCAACGACGGTACTCGCGGTGGTGCTCGCGTTCATTCTCACGTGGCACGAGATGCTCCGAACGCTGAGCAGCGCGCTCAGGTACGTGATCGGTCTTTCGTTCGCGTTCGAGCTCTGGGTCTCGCTGTTTATCCGAGAACCGCTCCTCCCCTGGTGGCAGGAGGTGCCCGAGGGCAAGACCCCGAAGCTCCTCTATTGGAGTCGCGATCTCCTCTTCGAGGGTGGCCCGATCCAGGGCCTGCTCGGCTCGTCCACGCTCTTCGGATTTGTGGGGCTCATCGCGCTCATCGTGTTCGTGGTCCAACTCCGCGCGGGGCTCGTCTCGCGGCTCACAGGGTGGTTCTGGGTTGCGATGGCAGTACTGACGCTTGCGCTGACGCGATCCGCAACGGTGACGGTCGCACTCGCGGCGGTGACCGTCGCTCTCGCGTTCGTCATTTGGGCGAGACGCATTGGCCCCGAGCGGCGCCTGCCGGTTTACATCACGGGCGCGGCCCTCATCGCTGCGATCACGGCGACGGTGCTGTTCGCGCGCGGCTTCGTGTTTGGCTTGCTCGGCAAGAGCAGCGACATGACGGGCCGTCTCGAGACGTGGGAGAAGGTCATCGAGCTCGCGCAGCAGCGGCCGTGGTTCGGTTGGGGCTGGGTGAGCTATTGGGCGCCGTGGGTCGAGCCGTTCGAGTCACTCGATCAGCAGGGCGGCATTCAGGTCATGAGTGCGCACAATGCGTGGCTTGATGTGTGGTTGCAGCTCGGCATCGTTGGGGTGCTCGTGTTCGCGCCGCTCGTGGTGCTTACGCTGTTGCGTGTGTGGTTTCGCGCGGTGGATCAGCCGCGTCGCGGCTTCGGCCCCGCCCTCCCCTATGCTACGAGTGCGATTTGGCCGTTCCTCCTCATGGTCGCCCTGGTCATTCAGTCGCTCGCGGAGAGCCGCATATTGATCGAGAGCGGTTGGCTGCTGCTCATCATTCTTGCCGTGAAGTCACGGTTCGATTTTCAGCTGCCGTCTCACGATGCTGAGCCGCGCAAGGTGCCGTGGCGCAAGGTGCCGATTGTGCGCGAGACCGATAGCTCCCACGTGTGA
- a CDS encoding acyltransferase family protein, with amino-acid sequence MTNSPQNQVDSTGQSNKRKPFRADIQALRAIAVLLVVLNHIWPMRLSGGFVGVDVFFVISGFLITAHLLSELRRTNTVSLPKFYARRARRLLPAALLVGALTLVATLIWIPAERWSRIAKEIFASAAYFENWLLTASSVNYSDRGQAATPAQHYWSLSVEEQFYLLWPLTLVVLSTLLARRILGLRTERSKAILLAITIFAVLSFAFSVWQTDANRAAAYFNTFGRVWEFMIGAGIAVVAPAIAGWYQRRPVATLRGIAQLAGYAMIFWSALRFNDATAFPGPWALLPVAGTALVIVAGPETPRWSPAKLLAWKPVQYVGDISYSLYLWHWPVIVIVPFALAREVRLVDRLGMLALSFLLAALTKHFVEDPGRTKLFAQARPRRTLLATLASVGVVAALSAGAIAGAGVIHARETARIEAAIGSGCFGAAALKSGNTCEDPFGPALFPAGAESEAPWRASAPECQTAPEDRQILANGKPSYVECNFKNDASISDPYRVWLIGDSHAEHWRAPIFDIARANEWELHTTMQGGCPSVPVPMVQAFGAETTEAKQNACLEWIEEASARVLKNEPDLVIVSNFASTEVVEDGSGRPQSEQLADGMAVSLKAWSDAGARVVVIRDVPTAGEKLGADCVLLMGEKPRGCVAPQSEVLHVDPMVEALALVADPQITSIDLTRYFCLDNECSGVIGAVPVFYDADHVSASFARSLAPILQRELSVTLSIDLSEPVAAEM; translated from the coding sequence ATGACGAATTCTCCTCAGAATCAGGTGGATTCCACAGGCCAATCAAACAAGCGCAAGCCTTTCCGCGCCGACATCCAAGCGCTCCGCGCGATTGCGGTTCTGCTGGTGGTACTCAACCATATCTGGCCGATGAGGCTCAGTGGCGGTTTCGTCGGGGTCGACGTGTTCTTCGTCATCTCAGGTTTCCTCATCACGGCTCATTTGCTCAGCGAGCTTCGCCGCACAAACACAGTATCTCTTCCTAAGTTTTATGCGCGGAGAGCAAGGAGATTGCTGCCAGCCGCGCTGCTCGTGGGGGCACTCACCCTAGTGGCGACGCTCATATGGATTCCTGCAGAGCGATGGTCCCGTATTGCCAAAGAGATTTTTGCTTCTGCGGCGTATTTCGAGAATTGGCTCCTCACTGCTTCGTCAGTGAACTATTCTGACCGAGGTCAGGCTGCCACCCCAGCCCAGCATTACTGGTCGCTTTCAGTCGAGGAACAGTTCTATCTACTCTGGCCACTCACTTTAGTAGTTCTCAGCACGCTCTTAGCACGCCGTATTCTTGGACTCCGGACTGAGCGGTCAAAGGCGATACTTCTTGCGATCACAATTTTTGCGGTGCTTTCATTCGCCTTTTCAGTGTGGCAAACCGACGCCAACCGAGCGGCCGCATATTTCAATACGTTTGGCCGCGTTTGGGAGTTCATGATTGGTGCGGGCATCGCCGTCGTGGCACCAGCAATCGCAGGATGGTACCAGCGCCGACCCGTGGCCACACTGCGAGGCATAGCTCAACTCGCCGGATACGCGATGATCTTTTGGTCCGCGCTTCGTTTTAACGATGCGACCGCATTCCCCGGACCATGGGCGCTGCTTCCGGTCGCTGGCACGGCGCTCGTGATCGTCGCGGGACCCGAGACTCCGCGCTGGAGTCCCGCGAAGCTGTTGGCTTGGAAGCCTGTGCAGTACGTCGGTGATATTTCGTACTCGCTCTATCTCTGGCATTGGCCGGTGATAGTCATCGTTCCATTCGCGCTGGCCCGCGAGGTGCGTCTGGTGGATCGTCTCGGTATGCTCGCGCTAAGTTTTCTGCTCGCAGCGCTGACCAAACATTTCGTGGAGGATCCGGGTCGCACAAAACTATTTGCACAAGCTCGTCCGCGGAGAACGTTGCTCGCGACGCTTGCATCCGTTGGCGTGGTCGCAGCACTCTCTGCGGGCGCAATTGCCGGGGCAGGTGTAATACATGCTCGTGAAACAGCGCGCATTGAGGCCGCAATCGGATCCGGATGTTTTGGTGCCGCGGCCCTCAAATCAGGCAATACCTGCGAAGATCCGTTTGGGCCTGCGCTTTTCCCCGCGGGTGCCGAATCTGAAGCGCCTTGGCGTGCTAGTGCGCCCGAATGCCAAACCGCCCCAGAGGATCGTCAGATCCTGGCAAACGGTAAGCCATCATACGTGGAGTGCAACTTCAAGAATGATGCATCAATAAGCGACCCGTATCGAGTGTGGCTCATCGGTGATTCGCATGCGGAGCACTGGCGAGCCCCCATCTTTGATATCGCCCGCGCAAATGAGTGGGAGCTTCATACGACGATGCAGGGCGGTTGTCCAAGTGTGCCCGTGCCTATGGTGCAAGCGTTCGGGGCTGAAACCACGGAGGCGAAGCAGAATGCGTGTCTTGAATGGATCGAGGAGGCGTCGGCTCGGGTACTCAAGAATGAGCCAGATCTCGTCATCGTTTCGAACTTCGCCTCAACAGAAGTCGTTGAAGATGGATCGGGACGACCTCAATCTGAGCAACTGGCAGATGGAATGGCAGTCAGCCTCAAAGCGTGGTCTGACGCTGGAGCTCGGGTGGTAGTCATACGAGATGTACCAACTGCCGGTGAGAAACTCGGCGCCGACTGTGTGTTGCTCATGGGCGAGAAACCACGAGGCTGCGTGGCGCCGCAATCGGAGGTGCTCCATGTTGATCCCATGGTCGAAGCACTCGCCTTGGTCGCGGATCCGCAAATCACCTCAATCGATCTCACTCGCTACTTCTGTCTTGACAACGAGTGCTCGGGAGTCATCGGCGCCGTTCCCGTGTTCTACGACGCCGACCATGTGTCAGCAAGTTTTGCCAGATCCCTCGCACCAATCCTCCAGCGAGAGCTTTCAGTGACGCTTTCAATAGACCTCAGCGAACCCGTTGCAGCGGAGATGTAG
- a CDS encoding pyridoxal phosphate-dependent aminotransferase, with the protein MSTNTRLSKKISAIAESATLKVDAKAKALQADGRPVISYAAGEPDFATPAHVVDAARAALDDPKNFRYTPAVGLPVLREAIVRKTKRDSGLDIDASQVVVTNGGKHAVYSAFQAILDPGDEVILPAPYWTSYSEEIMLADGKAVEVFAGADQGYKVTVEQLEAARTDRTKALLFCSPSNPTGAVYSPSETKAIGEWALKHDLLVVSDEIYQNLTYDGVRALSIVEAVPELANNTILVNGVAKTYAMTGWRIGWLIAPADIVKGVANLQSHMTSNINNIAQIAAAAALDGPQEPVEEFRQAFDRRRSLIVAELNKVPGFNCPTPEGAFYAYVDVTGALGREIHGVTPTTSLELADLILSKAEVAAVPGEAFGPSGYLRFSYALGDEALVEGIRRIQQLLAE; encoded by the coding sequence GTGAGCACAAATACGCGCCTTTCGAAGAAGATTTCAGCTATCGCCGAGTCGGCAACCTTGAAGGTTGATGCGAAGGCAAAGGCACTCCAGGCCGATGGTCGACCGGTCATTAGCTATGCGGCCGGCGAGCCCGACTTTGCGACACCGGCACACGTTGTCGACGCGGCCCGGGCGGCACTCGACGACCCCAAGAATTTCCGGTACACCCCCGCTGTCGGGTTGCCGGTGCTCCGCGAAGCTATTGTGCGCAAGACGAAGCGCGATTCAGGCCTCGACATCGATGCCAGCCAGGTAGTTGTCACGAACGGCGGCAAGCACGCCGTGTACTCGGCATTCCAGGCGATCCTCGACCCGGGCGATGAGGTCATCCTCCCCGCTCCTTACTGGACGAGCTATTCAGAAGAAATCATGCTCGCCGACGGCAAAGCAGTAGAGGTCTTCGCGGGGGCGGATCAGGGATACAAGGTCACCGTCGAACAGCTCGAGGCTGCTCGTACCGACCGCACGAAGGCGCTGCTCTTCTGCTCCCCTTCTAACCCGACGGGGGCTGTGTACTCCCCGTCCGAGACGAAGGCGATTGGTGAGTGGGCGCTCAAGCACGACCTGCTCGTCGTGAGCGATGAGATTTACCAGAACCTCACCTACGACGGCGTGCGCGCACTCTCGATCGTCGAAGCAGTTCCCGAGCTCGCAAATAACACGATCCTCGTCAACGGTGTCGCGAAAACATACGCGATGACCGGCTGGCGCATCGGTTGGCTCATCGCCCCTGCAGACATCGTGAAGGGCGTCGCAAACCTGCAGTCGCACATGACCTCGAACATCAACAACATTGCGCAGATCGCGGCGGCGGCAGCTCTCGACGGCCCGCAGGAGCCGGTCGAGGAGTTCCGCCAGGCGTTTGATCGCCGACGCAGCCTCATTGTTGCAGAGCTCAATAAGGTGCCTGGCTTCAACTGCCCGACACCCGAGGGCGCGTTCTACGCCTACGTCGATGTGACGGGTGCGCTTGGCCGCGAGATTCACGGCGTCACCCCGACGACCTCTCTCGAACTCGCAGACCTCATCCTCTCGAAGGCCGAGGTTGCAGCGGTTCCTGGTGAGGCCTTCGGCCCCTCGGGGTACCTGCGCTTCAGCTACGCGCTCGGCGACGAGGCACTCGTAGAGGGTATCCGCCGCATCCAGCAACTCCTCGCCGAGTAG
- a CDS encoding peroxidase family protein — protein MKQESPHRRPVKRVVGVLLGALLAIPMYGVAVTPAVAATDENPSFYLNANDLDFILRQIQISEAHAAGGQLLCPTPTDKSGKCVASPKLPHGLRTVDGSFNNLTEGRSLWGASDQPFPTILEPYFRQADPALTAPGAPPAGNTDMCEPGLTCYAQWEPGHIVYDSTPRIISNLIVDQSTNNPAAVNAASHLPGSEIRPDGTIHLPNMASDEGLSAPTNAFFTFFGQFFDHGLDLVDKGGNGTLIVPLQEDDPIRDHPDFNPQAPYLVLTRATRQPGPDGVLGTNDDTHNNETTPFVDQNQTYTSHPSHQVFLRKYEIAEGAPIDTGELLDAPSGGLVTWTDIKNQARDVLGIELTDKRALDVPQVVTDPYGNFIPGPNGFPLVVTDNGGEPLNVEGNLGTPVNADLALTTGHAFLEDIAHGATPVVVGGELMPRFDEEGNPVLDDSGNPVLSGYDNVSLGAHFVTGDGRGNENIGLSTVHHVFHAEHNRMVGSVMETLDANPELKKAYQGLEHAWPNERPEDVLPGPEADDWNYPQRVFQAARFATEMQYQHLVFEEFARTVQPSIDAVVFNENSYNANIDPSITAEFAHVVYRFGHSMLTDEIERSGFDTTKVELLEGFLNPAAYTDNGRLSAEQAAGSIVNGTVRQQSSQIDEFVVGTLRNNLLGLPLDLPTINMLRARDAGVPPLQEARQTFFDATGDPMLRPYANWVDFGDSLKNGNIFGRDATNASLVNFVAAYGTHESILAETTIDGKREAASLLVNGTPLGDEAFISRLAGGTAFDTAVLISESNFSPNVPVVYLTTNENFPDALAAGPLAAAGPGPLLLTGKSVTPTVTINELIRLNPAKIVVLGGELAVRPSVVDQLERADIAPVERMGGTTLYDTAVLISQQLITADGGADTVYVATGENFPDALAASTVAARDGDPILLTRKGQLPPVTRAELERLDPDRVIVLGGTSAVTAGVFNAIVSAVPGATVERVWGQTQYDTAAEISSVSYPAGHGGTLYITTGGNFLDGLAVGPVGGLNDRPVLLVPHGNTTGVTSIPASVMAEIERLQPDHIVVLGGPLAVNPDVDIQLGAFAPPIPTEVPEDRVEYMLSTGAYTNVDGKTVTGLENVDFWTGGLAERVNPFGGLLGSSFNFVFEEQLEALQFGDRFYYLFRNQGNQLFAALEANSFSSLIERNTDASELPANIFSIQDPVISLANVQQPYPGTLRQDPDDTWRWVGDEHIEIHGTSGDDRIRTDEGDDSVSGKGGNDIIEGGSGNDVLAGGEGNDVLTDTFGDDVLKGQWGNDVLHSGPGFDIVHGGPGHDYLVNGGDTDNMFAGDGNDVILGSTGRIVAAFGGEQNDWLEGSRHADLLQGDNGDQFQADVIGGDDVVIGRGGDDDIEGEGGDDILVAEVFGTDRHLGNMGWDWVTYYGETQDVDADFLFTLLQRPDVNAVRDRFDQLEGLSGGSGDDVLRGPNRAVEGEFAGDEEYLHKMTEDTLDLVDGLREMLYPDGMNFGQQFMREGPIADSDGFPSIVIGGEGSDLIEGRFGNDYLDGDAYLAVQLALVDAEGNVLEAHDSASAYQARMLAGEIDPGNLQIIREIRYDDPASGAIDVSEYADVQSAYTVTYIKDSYWQVEHTGAVEAEESSGIDIINNIERLQFLDSCVILDSENGTMAPCEPVGEIVLTFEDPLNEGTNVVAELLDNEGNAFDLSEATNVRYTWFGGEGGSPAEITEIEELTIGGVAPDPGTPNMSTYVPTDDAVEQYLQVNVKFEIDGTLYTVVSPWTTLAVVNVNDPGVPPAIVGPLEVGSTLAVTVPQDEDGIEDVVFTYTWQSAATVDAADGDWVTIQGPGSNPTGDTAYLVAAADGDRFIRVQITYTDNLGGDETVVTVPVGPVPAAAPAAALVAPGIQGDESLIPEAEPPVTP, from the coding sequence ATGAAACAAGAATCACCGCATCGACGGCCTGTTAAAAGGGTCGTCGGTGTACTACTCGGGGCGCTACTTGCGATTCCGATGTATGGAGTAGCAGTCACCCCGGCTGTTGCTGCCACGGATGAAAATCCATCGTTCTATTTGAATGCGAACGATCTCGATTTCATCCTCCGCCAGATCCAGATTTCAGAAGCGCACGCGGCAGGGGGACAACTGCTGTGCCCGACGCCGACGGATAAGTCGGGCAAGTGTGTTGCGAGTCCGAAGCTTCCTCACGGACTTCGTACAGTCGATGGTTCATTCAACAACCTCACCGAGGGACGCAGTCTCTGGGGGGCGTCAGATCAACCTTTCCCGACGATTCTCGAACCCTACTTCCGGCAAGCAGACCCCGCTCTCACCGCACCGGGTGCGCCTCCCGCAGGTAACACTGATATGTGTGAACCGGGACTTACCTGCTACGCGCAGTGGGAACCAGGGCACATTGTCTACGATTCGACTCCGAGAATTATCTCGAACCTTATCGTTGACCAGTCCACGAACAACCCAGCGGCAGTGAACGCAGCCTCGCACCTGCCAGGTTCGGAGATCAGGCCTGATGGCACGATCCACCTGCCAAACATGGCGTCGGACGAAGGTTTGTCAGCGCCGACAAATGCCTTCTTCACCTTCTTCGGCCAGTTCTTCGATCACGGTCTTGACCTGGTCGACAAGGGCGGAAATGGAACTCTCATTGTTCCGTTGCAAGAAGATGATCCGATACGTGACCACCCTGATTTCAACCCTCAGGCACCGTATCTGGTCTTGACGCGCGCAACTCGGCAGCCTGGGCCTGACGGTGTGCTTGGAACGAACGATGACACCCATAACAATGAGACGACACCGTTTGTTGATCAAAACCAAACATATACCTCGCACCCCTCGCACCAAGTGTTCCTGCGTAAGTACGAGATTGCAGAAGGGGCACCGATTGACACTGGTGAGTTGCTTGATGCCCCTTCAGGCGGCCTTGTTACTTGGACGGACATCAAGAATCAAGCACGAGATGTGCTTGGAATTGAACTGACAGACAAGCGGGCGCTTGATGTGCCGCAGGTAGTAACCGACCCTTACGGTAACTTCATCCCAGGCCCTAACGGTTTCCCCTTGGTGGTGACCGATAACGGCGGTGAGCCGCTGAACGTCGAGGGTAACCTCGGGACTCCAGTCAATGCAGATCTTGCCCTGACAACCGGTCACGCGTTCCTCGAAGATATCGCGCACGGCGCCACCCCGGTGGTAGTCGGAGGCGAGTTGATGCCGCGATTCGATGAGGAGGGCAATCCTGTACTTGATGACAGTGGAAATCCTGTTCTGAGCGGGTATGACAATGTCTCGCTCGGTGCACACTTCGTTACAGGTGACGGTCGAGGCAATGAAAACATTGGTCTCTCGACAGTGCACCATGTGTTCCACGCAGAGCACAACCGAATGGTCGGCTCGGTAATGGAAACGCTTGATGCGAACCCTGAACTGAAAAAGGCGTATCAGGGGCTCGAACACGCATGGCCGAATGAAAGGCCGGAGGATGTGCTGCCCGGGCCAGAAGCAGATGACTGGAATTACCCACAACGCGTATTCCAGGCGGCACGATTCGCAACTGAGATGCAGTACCAGCACCTCGTGTTCGAGGAGTTCGCGCGCACGGTTCAGCCATCGATTGACGCAGTCGTGTTCAATGAGAACTCGTACAACGCGAACATCGATCCTTCGATTACGGCAGAGTTTGCACACGTTGTGTATCGTTTCGGACACTCGATGCTCACTGACGAAATTGAGCGGAGTGGATTCGATACCACAAAAGTTGAACTGCTCGAGGGGTTCTTGAACCCCGCGGCCTATACCGACAACGGCAGACTAAGTGCAGAACAAGCTGCCGGTTCAATCGTTAACGGTACAGTTCGACAGCAGAGTTCGCAGATCGATGAGTTCGTAGTAGGTACCCTGCGCAATAACCTGCTGGGGCTTCCACTCGATCTCCCGACGATTAACATGCTGCGTGCACGCGATGCCGGTGTACCGCCCCTGCAAGAGGCGCGTCAGACATTCTTTGACGCCACCGGTGACCCGATGCTGCGACCGTATGCAAACTGGGTCGACTTCGGCGACAGCTTGAAGAACGGTAATATCTTCGGGCGTGATGCTACGAATGCCTCACTTGTGAACTTCGTTGCAGCCTATGGCACGCACGAGTCAATCCTCGCGGAGACCACGATTGATGGAAAGCGCGAAGCAGCTTCGCTTCTCGTTAATGGTACTCCGCTAGGTGACGAAGCATTCATTTCTCGCCTTGCAGGTGGAACTGCTTTCGATACTGCAGTGCTTATCTCGGAGTCGAACTTCTCGCCAAATGTGCCAGTCGTGTACCTGACAACAAACGAGAATTTCCCAGACGCACTTGCCGCAGGGCCTCTTGCGGCTGCAGGGCCTGGCCCACTGCTGCTGACGGGAAAGAGTGTTACGCCTACGGTTACGATCAACGAGTTGATACGACTCAATCCAGCAAAGATCGTGGTGCTCGGCGGTGAGCTTGCCGTCAGACCTTCGGTGGTAGATCAGCTTGAGAGGGCAGATATTGCTCCGGTTGAACGTATGGGTGGAACAACGCTGTATGACACTGCAGTGCTAATCAGTCAACAGCTGATTACGGCTGATGGCGGTGCCGACACAGTGTACGTGGCGACAGGGGAGAACTTCCCAGATGCGCTTGCCGCATCAACAGTTGCCGCAAGGGATGGCGATCCTATCTTGCTCACGAGGAAGGGGCAGCTCCCTCCAGTTACAAGGGCTGAGTTGGAGCGACTTGACCCAGATCGGGTCATCGTGCTCGGAGGAACATCTGCAGTTACGGCCGGTGTGTTCAACGCAATTGTGTCTGCGGTTCCTGGCGCAACTGTGGAACGTGTTTGGGGTCAAACTCAGTACGACACTGCGGCTGAAATCAGTTCAGTTTCGTACCCTGCTGGACATGGAGGAACACTCTATATCACCACAGGTGGAAACTTCCTAGATGGTCTAGCAGTCGGACCCGTCGGTGGACTCAATGACCGACCAGTGTTGCTCGTGCCGCACGGGAACACAACTGGGGTCACTTCGATTCCTGCTTCAGTTATGGCAGAGATTGAACGGCTCCAACCAGACCACATTGTGGTGCTCGGTGGCCCGCTGGCGGTGAATCCTGATGTGGACATCCAGCTCGGAGCCTTTGCGCCGCCGATCCCAACGGAAGTTCCAGAAGATCGCGTGGAGTACATGCTCTCGACTGGCGCCTACACAAATGTGGACGGTAAGACGGTCACAGGCCTTGAGAATGTGGACTTCTGGACCGGTGGTCTCGCTGAACGAGTGAATCCATTCGGCGGGTTGCTCGGCTCATCGTTCAACTTCGTCTTCGAGGAACAACTCGAAGCGTTGCAGTTCGGTGACCGGTTCTACTACCTGTTCCGCAATCAAGGTAACCAGCTGTTTGCAGCTCTCGAAGCGAACTCGTTCTCGTCTCTCATCGAGCGAAATACAGACGCCTCGGAGCTTCCCGCGAATATCTTCTCCATACAGGATCCGGTGATCTCGCTCGCCAATGTGCAGCAACCCTATCCGGGAACGCTGCGGCAAGACCCAGACGATACATGGCGCTGGGTTGGTGACGAGCACATCGAGATCCACGGCACTTCAGGTGATGATCGCATCAGAACCGATGAGGGCGATGATTCCGTCTCAGGTAAGGGTGGAAACGACATAATCGAAGGAGGTTCGGGCAACGACGTGCTCGCTGGCGGAGAGGGTAACGACGTGCTCACCGACACCTTCGGTGATGACGTGCTCAAGGGTCAGTGGGGTAATGATGTTCTTCACTCCGGCCCGGGCTTCGATATCGTGCACGGCGGACCAGGGCATGACTACCTGGTCAACGGCGGCGACACCGACAACATGTTCGCGGGCGACGGCAACGACGTCATCCTCGGCAGTACGGGTCGCATCGTCGCAGCGTTTGGTGGCGAGCAGAATGACTGGCTCGAAGGTAGCCGCCATGCCGACCTCTTGCAGGGCGACAACGGCGACCAATTCCAAGCTGACGTGATCGGCGGCGACGATGTCGTCATTGGTCGCGGTGGTGACGATGACATCGAAGGTGAAGGTGGTGACGACATTCTCGTCGCCGAAGTCTTCGGTACCGACCGTCACCTTGGCAACATGGGTTGGGATTGGGTCACATACTACGGAGAGACGCAGGATGTTGACGCCGACTTCCTCTTCACTCTGCTGCAACGCCCAGACGTGAATGCCGTTCGTGATCGGTTCGATCAACTCGAGGGGCTTTCCGGTGGATCGGGAGACGATGTACTTCGTGGACCGAACCGCGCAGTTGAAGGTGAGTTCGCTGGAGACGAGGAGTACCTCCACAAGATGACAGAGGACACTCTGGACCTTGTCGATGGTCTCCGAGAGATGCTCTACCCAGATGGCATGAACTTCGGACAGCAGTTCATGCGAGAAGGGCCCATCGCAGATTCGGATGGCTTCCCAAGCATCGTCATTGGCGGTGAAGGAAGCGACCTGATCGAGGGTAGATTCGGCAACGATTACCTTGATGGTGACGCGTACCTCGCGGTACAGCTCGCACTGGTCGACGCTGAGGGCAATGTGCTCGAAGCTCACGACAGCGCAAGTGCATACCAAGCGCGGATGCTCGCAGGAGAAATCGACCCGGGCAATCTCCAGATAATTCGGGAAATCCGCTACGACGATCCAGCAAGCGGTGCGATCGATGTGTCAGAGTATGCGGATGTGCAAAGTGCCTACACGGTCACGTACATCAAAGATAGCTACTGGCAGGTTGAGCACACCGGTGCAGTCGAGGCTGAGGAATCGAGTGGTATTGACATCATCAATAACATCGAACGACTTCAGTTCCTTGACAGCTGCGTGATCCTGGATTCGGAGAACGGAACGATGGCACCGTGCGAACCTGTCGGTGAGATTGTGCTGACCTTCGAGGATCCACTCAATGAGGGCACGAATGTTGTTGCCGAACTGCTCGACAACGAGGGCAACGCCTTCGACCTGAGTGAGGCAACGAATGTTCGGTACACCTGGTTCGGTGGTGAAGGTGGCTCGCCCGCTGAGATCACCGAGATTGAAGAACTGACAATCGGTGGCGTCGCCCCGGACCCGGGTACTCCAAACATGAGTACATACGTTCCGACCGACGATGCCGTAGAGCAGTACTTGCAGGTGAACGTGAAGTTCGAGATCGACGGCACGCTCTACACCGTAGTGTCGCCGTGGACCACGCTCGCTGTGGTGAACGTGAATGATCCGGGAGTACCGCCGGCAATTGTTGGGCCTCTCGAGGTCGGATCGACACTCGCCGTCACCGTTCCTCAAGATGAGGACGGGATCGAAGATGTCGTATTCACCTACACATGGCAGAGTGCGGCAACAGTCGATGCTGCTGACGGTGACTGGGTAACGATTCAAGGTCCGGGTTCAAACCCGACTGGAGACACCGCCTACCTGGTCGCTGCCGCGGATGGAGATCGCTTCATCAGGGTCCAGATCACCTACACGGACAATTTGGGAGGGGATGAGACGGTAGTGACTGTGCCGGTCGGTCCGGTGCCGGCAGCCGCTCCAGCTGCCGCTCTGGTAGCGCCGGGAATTCAAGGAGATGAATCCTTAATTCCTGAGGCGGAGCCGCCAGTAACGCCATAA